A stretch of Acetonema longum DSM 6540 DNA encodes these proteins:
- the efp gene encoding elongation factor P, protein MISTNDFRTGVTIEMDGDVWQVVDFQHVKPGKGAAFVRAKMKNARTGAVVERTFNAGEKLPKAHVDRREMQFLYLSDDMYHFMDNENYEQIALTEEQLGDTRQFLKENMNIGVMLFQGSIMGVELPYSVELRVVETDPGIRGDTATGGTKPAKLETGYVVKVPLFIEVGDVLRIDTRSGDYVERA, encoded by the coding sequence ATGATATCGACCAATGATTTTCGCACCGGTGTTACGATTGAAATGGATGGGGATGTTTGGCAGGTTGTAGACTTCCAACATGTAAAACCGGGAAAAGGGGCGGCTTTTGTCCGGGCCAAAATGAAAAATGCCCGTACCGGCGCTGTGGTGGAGCGTACCTTCAATGCCGGTGAAAAACTGCCGAAAGCCCATGTTGACCGGCGCGAAATGCAGTTTTTATACTTAAGCGATGACATGTATCATTTTATGGACAATGAAAACTATGAGCAGATTGCTTTGACGGAGGAACAATTAGGCGATACCCGCCAATTTTTAAAAGAAAACATGAATATCGGCGTTATGCTTTTCCAGGGTTCGATCATGGGCGTGGAATTGCCTTATTCCGTAGAACTGCGGGTAGTGGAAACAGACCCCGGCATCCGCGGCGATACAGCTACAGGCGGCACCAAGCCGGCCAAACTGGAAACCGGCTATGTGGTTAAGGTCCCCCTGTTCATTGAAGTAGGCGACGTACTGCGTATCGACACCAGAAGCGGCGATTATGTAGAACGGGCTTAA